The Streptomyces sp. NBC_00102 genome segment CGAGGGCACCACCCTCGTCGCCCGCCAGGTGTCCCTGGCGAGCCCCAAGGCGGTGGCGCCGATGGCCGAGGCGCTCGTGGAGGCGGCCTCCTGGGTCGGCTGCACGGACGTGCGGCTGGAGCGCGTGGACGCTCCGGGGCTGCGGGAGCCGCTGGCCTGGGCGGTCGGGGCGGCGTTCTCCGCCGCCCACCGGTGACGTGACGGCCGCACCGGTGACGGGACGACCCGACCGGTGGCGGCCCGACCGGTGGCGGAACGACCCGACCGATCCGGTACGCCGTCAGGAGCGCGGGGAGTTCACCGGATCTCCAGGATCTTCTCCCGCATGGCATAGACCACGGCTTCCATCCGGGAGTGCAGCTGGAGTTTCTCCAGGATATTGCGTACGTGGTTCTTCACCGTGTTCTCGGAAATGAACAACTGCTTGGCGATGTCTCGGTTGTTCTTGCCGGTGGCGACGAGTTTCAGGACTTCGAGTTCGCGGTCGGTGAGCCGGGGCGCGGGAAGAAGCCGCCGGTCGTCGGTGCGCTGGATCATCGATTTGAACTCGGTGAGGAGTTTCGACGCCATCGACGGGCTGATCTGGGACTGCCCGTCGGCGACGGCCCGGATCGCCGTGGACACCTCGTCGGTGGAGATCTCCTTGAGCAGATACCCGGTGGCGCCGGCTTTGATCGCGTCGTAGAGGTCGGCCTCCTCGTCGCTGATCGTCAGCATGATGATCTTCGCGCTCGGGGCCACCTCCTTGATGGCGGTGCACGCCTCGATGCCGCCGCGCTTGGGCATCCGCACGTCCATCAGCACGATGTCGGGCAGCAGGTCCGCGGCTTTGTCGACCGCCTCCGCGCCGTCCCCCGCCTCCCCGACGACCTGGATGTCCTCCTCCTGCTGGAGCACGATCTCCAGTCCCCTGCGGAAGAGCGCGTGATCGTCCACCACCAAGACCCTGATGGGTTCCTTGCGGGGCGAGGTGTCCTCGTCCGCGCCGGCTCGGGTACGGGCAGCTTCTCCGGAAACATTCGTGTCGCGCACGGGCCCGAAGGTGTCCGCCATCGTTCCTCCCCCTGAAGGCCACGGCCTGAAGTCACACACGGTCGCCAACGGCACTGCACCGCATACCGATTGGCTCGGGGGGCCATGCTTTCATGCCTGGCCGCCGGAGCGGAGGTCCCGTGGTCGCACGCCGGTGCCCCCGGGGGCGCGAACGGCGGATTCTTGGGGTCCTCGCAACACCTGATGGCCTATGCGGTTGTCAGTAGAGCACGCAGGCGCTCGGCTGGGGTTCTCCAGCCGAGCGTCTTGCGTGGCCGGCCGTTGAGTTGCTGGGCGACGTGTTCGAGGTCTTCGGGGCTGTGGACGGACAGGTCGGTGCCCTTGGGAAAGTACTGCCGCAGCAGACCGTTGGTGTTCTCATTCGACCCGCGCTGCCAGGGAGAGTGGGGGTCGCAGAAGTAGACGGGGACTCCGGTGGCCACGGTGAACTGCTTGTGGGCGGCCATCTCGCACCCCTGGTCCCAGGTCAGTGAGCCACGCAGGTGTGCGGGCAGGGTCCGGATCAGCGGGACCAGTACGTCGCGCACCTCCTCGGCGGTGTGTCCGCCGGGCAGATGTCCGAGCATGACGTAGCGGGTGGAGCGCTCGACCAGAGTCACGATCGCGCTCGCGCTCCGGGGACCGACGATCAGATCGCCTTCCCAATGGCCGGGGACCGCCCGGTCCTCGACCTCGGCGGGCCGCTCAGAGATCATCACCATCTCGTCGACGAACCGGCGCTGGCGTTGGTCCGGGCTTCGGTGCGGCTTGCGGCGGGTGCGCCCGGTGCGCAGCGCCAGCGCGACTTCACGG includes the following:
- a CDS encoding response regulator transcription factor, whose amino-acid sequence is MADTFGPVRDTNVSGEAARTRAGADEDTSPRKEPIRVLVVDDHALFRRGLEIVLQQEEDIQVVGEAGDGAEAVDKAADLLPDIVLMDVRMPKRGGIEACTAIKEVAPSAKIIMLTISDEEADLYDAIKAGATGYLLKEISTDEVSTAIRAVADGQSQISPSMASKLLTEFKSMIQRTDDRRLLPAPRLTDRELEVLKLVATGKNNRDIAKQLFISENTVKNHVRNILEKLQLHSRMEAVVYAMREKILEIR
- a CDS encoding IS30 family transposase encodes the protein MSGGPSLTAVEADLHPRFLTVAERELIADMRREGHSLRAMGRALGRPASTVKREIDTHSAGGTYRPHQAQRAWARSRSRPKESKLAQKGPLRDFVADRLQERWSPEQICNALPIEFPDDEGMRVSPETIYQAVYVQARGGLRREVALALRTGRTRRKPHRSPDQRQRRFVDEMVMISERPAEVEDRAVPGHWEGDLIVGPRSASAIVTLVERSTRYVMLGHLPGGHTAEEVRDVLVPLIRTLPAHLRGSLTWDQGCEMAAHKQFTVATGVPVYFCDPHSPWQRGSNENTNGLLRQYFPKGTDLSVHSPEDLEHVAQQLNGRPRKTLGWRTPAERLRALLTTA